One Patescibacteria group bacterium genomic region harbors:
- a CDS encoding twin-arginine translocase subunit TatC, which yields MKLPLLSHLDELRSRIIKISLFFLVFFIVTFVFSNKIIFFLQNSILEGVINYSEDKL from the coding sequence ATGAAACTTCCTTTATTATCACATCTTGATGAGCTTAGAAGCCGCATTATTAAGATTTCATTGTTTTTCTTAGTATTTTTTATTGTTACGTTTGTGTTTTCGAATAAGATAATCTTTTTTTTGCAAAATTCTATTTTAGAAGGTGTCATCAATTACAGTGAGGATAAGCTATGA